From a single bacterium genomic region:
- a CDS encoding HDIG domain-containing protein, with translation MNRSDAYQLVVEKIGEGNLLKHIISVEALMRRLAEHFGEDVDRWGLVGLLHDLDYAETANAPERHTFVTSDWLSTYPEIDDAMKYAIHCHADHKPCVSRMDWALYAADPTTGLLTASALMHPTRKIAEVQVSSVMKRFKDKRFAAGARREAISKCSELGLSLEEFLGLSLDGMRRISSELGL, from the coding sequence ATGAATCGGAGTGATGCATATCAGCTTGTCGTTGAGAAAATTGGCGAAGGCAATTTACTAAAGCACATAATCAGCGTTGAAGCTTTGATGCGCCGGTTAGCAGAGCACTTTGGCGAAGATGTTGACCGCTGGGGATTGGTTGGATTGCTCCATGATCTGGATTATGCTGAAACAGCGAACGCTCCTGAGCGACACACTTTTGTCACGAGTGATTGGCTCAGCACTTATCCCGAAATCGATGATGCAATGAAGTACGCTATCCACTGCCATGCCGACCACAAGCCGTGCGTCTCGCGAATGGATTGGGCGCTCTATGCCGCCGATCCGACAACCGGCCTACTGACGGCGTCAGCGCTGATGCATCCGACCCGGAAAATCGCTGAAGTGCAAGTCTCGTCGGTCATGAAACGGTTCAAGGACAAACGATTCGCTGCCGGGGCGCGACGCGAAGCAATTTCGAAGTGCTCCGAGTTGGGATTATCCTTGGAAGAATTCCTTGGACTCTCGCTTGATGGTATGCGCCGGATTTCATCTGAATTGGGATTGTAG